In a genomic window of Amphiprion ocellaris isolate individual 3 ecotype Okinawa chromosome 13, ASM2253959v1, whole genome shotgun sequence:
- the noa1 gene encoding nitric oxide-associated protein 1, producing the protein MLKVLQACVRHQVCVRRQVCVRRQVWSSVSSAAQRGSDTAEGRGVTRGGVRSCTVDPNLQEQFVFVEFTDPEDDPQQEERRILHQFRAASAAGSPGSAAGSPGSAVGSPGSAAGSAAQLTPHKHLRSLEHQLQVLRSGDQQEAELDSLIQFQDVDFLLDDSVTATKKKKKKEAGGGKGEHKIFGTPDVDEPVSNTCCQGCGALLHCTSTAVPGYLPSEKFKELQQEGRLGGATCQRCHLLTHHHQALNLQLPREQYKDVVRQVRAHKALVLLVVDLLDLPDSIIPDLPELVGANKHIVVLGNKVDLLPADAPNYLQRIKRQLLQYCQDSGFAAQVTDVHLISAKTGFGVEGLISSLQRSWKYKGDVYLVGCANAGKSTLFNTLLESDYCKSRAADVIHKATISPWPGTTLNLLKFPIINPTPYRMFRRQQRLQEVLQQTEEELSQDELRRMQRLSKQGYLVGRVGRTFRTNASPSEEIQFDPDSLAFGEDGEPTATAPSRPSSELTHNELKDTHWLYDTPGIMKELDILSLLTEHEVKLVVPTQAIIPRTFVLKPGTSLFIGALARIDYLQGQTSCWFSVVASSRVPVHVTSLEKADGIYEKHAGHVLLGVPVGGLERMKEFPALVPQEVRVEGRGQLEAAADITLSSAGWVAVTAVEGDQLLLKVHGPQTAGFSVRTPPLLPHIISLKGQRIPKSVAYKPLKAAGLLDRGLSVSSAKTPQLKKKKKKN; encoded by the exons GGACCCGAACCTGCAGGAGCAGTTCGTCTTCGTGGAGTTTACAG ATCCAGAAGACGACCCCCAACAGGAGGAGAGACGAATCCTCCATCAGTTCAGGGCTGcctctgctgctggttctcctggttctgctgctggttctcctggttctgctgttggttctcctggttctgctgctggttctgctgcCCAATTGACCCCTCATAAGCACCTGCGGTCTCTGGAGCATCAGCTGCAGGTGTTAAGGTCTGGGGATCAGCAGGAGGCGGAGCTAGACTCCCTCATCCAGTTCCAGGATGTGGACTTCCTGCTGGATGACAGCGTCACAGccacaaagaagaagaagaagaaggaggctGGAGGGGGGAAAGGAGAACACAAAATCTTCGGGACCCCTGACGTTGACGAGCCGGTCAGCAACACCTGCTGCCAGGGCTGCGGCGCCCTGCTGCACTGCACCTCCACCGCCGTGCCTGGATACCTGCCCAGCGAGAAGTtcaaggagctgcagcaggaggggCGTCTGGGTGGGGCCACCTGCCAGCGCTGCCACCTGCTGACCCACCACCACCAGGCGCTGAACCTGCAGCTGCCCAGAGAGCAGTACAAGGACGTGGTGCGGCAGGTCCGGGCCCACAAGGCGCTGGTGCTGCTCGTGGTGGACCTGCTGGACCTACCTGACTCTATCATCCCCGACCTGCCCGAGCTGGTGGGGGCCAACAAACACATTGTTGTCCTTGGCAACAAAGTCGACCTGCTGCCCGCAGACGCGCCCAACTACCTACAGCGCATCAAGCGGCAGCTGCTGCAGTACTGCCAGGACTCTGGCTTCGCCGCCCAAGTGACCGACGTGCACCTGATCAGCGCTAAGACCGGCTTCGGTGTGGAAGGCCTGATCTCCAGCCTGCAGCGGTCCTGGAAGTACAAAGGTGACGTGTACCTGGTGGGCTGCGCCAACGCCGGCAAGTCCACGCTTTTCAACACGCTGCTCGAGTCCGACTACTGCAAGTCCAGAGCCGCCGACGTCATCCACAAGGCCACCATCTCGCCCTGGCCCG GGACAACTCTGAACCTGCTGAAGTTCCCCATCATCAATCCGACTCCGTACAGGATGTTCCGGCGACAGCAGCGTCTGCAGGAGGTGTTGCAGCAGACGGAGGAGGAGCTGTCGCAGGACGAGCTGCGGCGGATGCAGCGCCTCAGCAAACAGGGATACCTGGTGGGTCGGGTCGGCAGAACGTTCCGAACCAACGCATCCCCGTCGGAGGAGATCCAGTTCGATCCTGACAGTCTGGCGTTTGGAGAAGACGGAGAGCCGACGGCGACAG CTCCCAGCAGGCCGAGCAGCGAGCTGACCCACAATGAGCTGAAGGACACACACTGGCTCTACGACACGCCGGGAATCATGAAGGAGCTCGAT ATCCTCAGCCTGCTGACTGAACACGAGGTGAAGTTGGTGGTTCCCACGCAGGCCATCATCCCACGGACGTTCGTGTTGAAGCCCGGCACCAGTTTGTTCATTGGAGCACTGGCCAGGATTGACTACCTGCAG GGACAGACGTCGTGCTGGTTCTCAGTCGTGGCCTCCAGTAGGGTTCCAGTTCACGTCACCAGCCTGGAAAAAGCCGATGGCATCTATGAGAAGCATGCAGGACACGTCCTGCTGGGG GTGCCTGTCGGAGGTTTGGAGAGGATGAAGGAGTTTCCAGCGTTGGTTCCCCAGGAGGTCAGAGTTGAGGGACGAGGACAACTGGAggctgctgctgacatcacaCTGTCATCTGCAG GCTGGGTAGCAGTGACGGCGGTGGAGGGCGATCAGCTGCTGTTGAAGGTTCACGGTCCACAGACGGCAGGTTTCAGTGTGAGGACACCGCCGCTGCTTCCTCACATCATTTCTCTGAAAGGACAACGTATCCCCAAGTCTGTCGCCTACAAACCACTGAAAGCTGCAGGACTGCTGGACAGAGGACTGTCAGTGAGCAGCGCCAAGACACCACAGcttaagaagaagaagaaaaagaactga